One Thermostichus vulcanus str. 'Rupite' genomic region harbors:
- a CDS encoding diguanylate cyclase — protein MHFNDPHPHLPTQTPEASDSLERGPSGYVLTQIPRILVVDDDAATRNYIGEVLRSSDYQVETRESGKSALEYLQTAEEGQLPNVIICDWVMPELSGVDLCRRLKGSADGQFVYFILLTARSEIGDRVRGLDAGADEFIAKPVDPDELQARVRAGLRLQRLTQALAQANRQLQARNDLLESLSLTDPLTGVLNRRALDQALPHLLKQVGPRFGEARYRYLCLLMMDVDHFKQVNDTHGHYIGDCVLQAIAGRLQNQLRPSSLLYRYGGEEFVCITPGLNPSRSYRYADFLRRVISNDPIAISPKRSLLITISIGGAVITEDHHLEPEAALQQADEALYQAKQAGRNRVHILTPPLDTSS, from the coding sequence ATGCACTTCAATGACCCACACCCACACCTGCCCACCCAAACTCCTGAGGCGAGCGATTCCCTGGAGAGGGGGCCTTCAGGCTACGTTCTGACTCAGATCCCACGCATCTTGGTGGTGGATGACGATGCAGCCACCCGTAACTACATTGGCGAGGTATTGCGAAGTTCTGATTACCAGGTGGAAACCCGAGAAAGTGGAAAATCGGCCCTGGAGTACTTGCAAACTGCCGAAGAAGGACAATTGCCAAATGTGATCATCTGCGATTGGGTGATGCCCGAACTCTCGGGGGTGGATCTCTGTCGCCGTCTGAAGGGATCCGCTGATGGCCAATTTGTGTACTTCATTCTGCTGACAGCGCGTTCTGAGATTGGGGATCGGGTACGGGGCTTGGATGCGGGGGCCGATGAATTTATTGCCAAACCGGTTGACCCAGATGAGCTACAGGCACGGGTACGGGCAGGGCTACGGCTGCAACGGCTGACCCAAGCCTTGGCCCAAGCCAATCGACAACTGCAGGCCCGTAACGATCTGTTGGAGTCCCTCTCCCTCACGGATCCCTTGACAGGGGTTTTGAATCGACGCGCTTTGGATCAGGCACTGCCCCATTTGCTCAAACAGGTGGGGCCCCGTTTTGGGGAAGCTCGCTACCGCTATCTCTGCCTGCTGATGATGGATGTGGATCACTTCAAGCAGGTGAACGATACCCACGGCCACTATATTGGCGACTGTGTGCTGCAAGCCATTGCCGGTCGACTGCAAAATCAACTGCGCCCCTCCAGCTTGCTCTACCGCTATGGGGGCGAAGAATTTGTTTGTATCACTCCAGGGCTGAACCCTTCCCGCAGCTACCGCTATGCCGACTTTTTACGGCGGGTAATCAGCAACGACCCAATTGCCATTTCCCCCAAACGCAGCCTACTCATCACCATTAGTATTGGCGGGGCCGTGATCACAGAAGATCACCATCTAGAGCCAGAAGCTGCTCTGCAACAGGCCGATGAGGCCCTCTACCAAGCCAAACAAGCGGGGCGAAACCGGGTCCACATCCTCACCCCACCCTTAGACACAAGCTCCTGA
- the btpA gene encoding photosystem I biogenesis protein BtpA has protein sequence MNLLQHLFKTPYPVIGVVHLLPLPTSPRWGGDLEWVIAQAEQAATALAAGGVDGIIVENFYDAPFAKDRVDAAVVSAMTVVVQRLKTLVSLPLGINVLRNDGHSALAIAACVGAQFIRVNVLSGVMATDQGLIEGDAHRLMRYRRELGADIKVFADVLVKHAQPLGPVGLTAAIADTVERGLADAIILSGWATGNPPIFEELELARTAAPHVPLLIGSGATAENIGSLIRRADGVIVASSLKRSSRSVSIPAGYKDSVPLTRADPFPLIDPIRVREFVEAMHLGIRERVSNHSYVATPSSG, from the coding sequence GTGAACCTGCTGCAACACCTTTTCAAAACCCCCTATCCAGTTATCGGGGTGGTTCATCTGTTGCCGCTACCCACATCCCCCCGTTGGGGAGGCGATTTGGAGTGGGTGATTGCCCAGGCGGAACAGGCGGCGACAGCCCTAGCGGCAGGTGGCGTGGATGGGATCATCGTCGAGAACTTTTACGATGCCCCCTTTGCCAAGGACCGGGTGGATGCAGCAGTGGTGAGTGCCATGACGGTCGTTGTCCAGCGGCTGAAAACGTTGGTCTCATTACCTCTCGGGATCAACGTCTTGCGCAACGATGGTCACAGTGCCCTGGCGATTGCAGCTTGTGTGGGGGCGCAGTTTATTCGGGTGAATGTGCTCTCGGGGGTGATGGCCACAGATCAAGGCCTCATTGAGGGAGATGCCCACCGCCTTATGCGCTATCGCCGCGAGTTGGGGGCAGATATCAAGGTTTTTGCCGATGTTCTGGTGAAACATGCCCAACCTCTAGGCCCCGTGGGTCTCACCGCCGCTATTGCCGACACCGTAGAACGGGGCTTGGCCGATGCCATCATCCTCTCCGGTTGGGCCACGGGCAACCCACCCATTTTTGAGGAGCTGGAGCTGGCTCGCACTGCTGCTCCCCATGTGCCTTTGTTAATTGGTTCCGGAGCCACTGCAGAGAATATTGGTAGCTTGATTCGGCGGGCGGATGGGGTGATTGTGGCCAGTTCCTTGAAGCGGTCATCCCGTTCCGTGAGTATTCCAGCCGGCTATAAGGACTCCGTCCCGTTGACGCGAGCGGATCCCTTTCCTCTCATTGACCCGATTCGGGTGCGGGAGTTTGTGGAAGCGATGCACCTCGGGATCCGCGAGCGAGTTTCTAACCACTCCTACGTGGCCACCCCCAGTTCCGGTTAG
- a CDS encoding vitamin K epoxide reductase family protein, with protein MAYYLKTQEEPWLHRHSRTILAILAGLGSLLTAYLTFSKLTEQPAAFCTGDGGCDLVLSSRWAEFLGIPTAAVGLLGFLAVLGLALIPDGIPLVKQWRWPALFGLVSAMTAFEMYMLYLMVAVLRQFCMYCSAAIVLVAGLWLVTVFGHRWLDWGKMGFGYILVSVLTLIVTIGVYANQVPPPSPFAVGLATHLRETGGTMYGAYWCPHCQDQKDLFGAAFAEVPYVECSPNGPGTPQAQECTEAGVTSYPTWVINGRTYTGVRSLESLAVASGYQFNPRE; from the coding sequence ATGGCCTACTATCTCAAAACGCAGGAAGAACCCTGGCTGCACCGTCATTCCCGCACGATTTTGGCGATTTTGGCCGGGTTGGGATCCTTATTAACGGCTTATCTCACCTTCAGCAAGCTGACGGAGCAACCCGCTGCCTTCTGTACAGGCGATGGGGGCTGTGATTTGGTGCTCTCTAGCCGTTGGGCAGAGTTTCTTGGGATCCCGACGGCTGCCGTGGGTCTGTTGGGCTTTTTGGCCGTTTTGGGGTTGGCCCTGATTCCGGACGGGATCCCGTTGGTGAAGCAATGGCGCTGGCCAGCTTTGTTTGGCCTGGTTTCCGCCATGACCGCCTTTGAAATGTACATGCTCTACCTGATGGTGGCGGTGCTGCGGCAGTTTTGTATGTATTGCTCCGCAGCGATTGTCTTGGTGGCGGGACTGTGGCTGGTGACGGTATTTGGCCACCGCTGGTTGGATTGGGGCAAGATGGGCTTCGGTTACATCCTGGTGAGCGTATTGACCTTAATCGTTACCATTGGGGTGTATGCCAATCAAGTGCCTCCTCCGAGCCCCTTCGCTGTGGGGTTGGCGACCCACCTCAGGGAAACAGGCGGTACCATGTACGGAGCTTACTGGTGTCCCCATTGCCAGGATCAAAAGGATTTGTTTGGGGCAGCTTTTGCGGAAGTGCCCTATGTGGAGTGCTCCCCCAATGGCCCTGGAACCCCGCAGGCCCAAGAGTGCACAGAAGCGGGGGTGACTAGCTACCCTACCTGGGTGATCAATGGCCGCACCTACACGGGTGTACGCTCTTTGGAGTCACTGGCGGTGGCCTCAGGCTATCAATTCAATCCCAGAGAATAA